GATTGATGCGTTTTGTGCACAATCCCCACGTATCAAACAATTTGCGCAGGATTTGCAGACGAAAACCGGAACTCGGCTGATTGACTGGGTCGATCATTTTGAATTGCACTGGTCCGATGAACTGGAACAGACACTGATCAGCCTGGGTTATGAAGCGGCCAGCGGTTTAAAGTTCAAACTGTTCCAGCATCCGGCGGCACATTTTCCCGCCATTCAGGCGAGCAGTGGGGAGTCGGAGTCACTCTATGTGCGCGTGGATTCGGTGGTTGACTTTTTAGCCATCCATCAGTGTGCGCTGGAACTTCCCATTGAAGGAGCCCCGGGTGCCGCCGTGCGTCAGCGACTGGCATTTCATGAAGACGGAGTCGAACTTCACGTCATTGAACGACATGGCGTCCGCATCGACGCGGTGAAGAAGCAGCCTGAGGCAGATTTAAAAGACCTGCTCTATCATGCTCAGGCCTTTCATTTGCGCAAGCGGGATTTTGCCGGCGATGTGGACGGATTTGAACATGCCGAGTCGATGATTCGCGTCGCCATTGAAGATCTGGGAGTCGACCGGACGTGCGATCTGTTTTTCGCAGCTGAGCGGGCATACTGGCAGCAACGGAACGCGGTCGCCCGCATTCAAAAAACGCGGCAGGATTTGCTGGGCGTCGGCTGGGCGAATCACGATCATCATACGTATCGCTCGAGCCGAACACATTTCTGGCGATTGATCTCGCTGTTGGAACTGCTCGGTTTCCAATTGCGCGAACGGTTTTATGCGGGCAAAGAGGCAGGTTGGGGCGCGCAGGTGCTCGAACATCCGACGACCGGCGTGGTCATTTTTGCCGACGTGGATCTTTCTCCCGAAGAAGTCTCGCAGGACTTTGCGCATGAGCCGCTCCCCGAATTGAAGGAACTGGGAACGGTGGGGCTCTGGTGCCGTCTGCACGGCGAAGCCTTTCTGCAGGCGGGCATGCATCACCTGGAATGCCTGTTTGATTTTGATGCCGCCCGCGATCAACTGGCGGACGAGAACGACGTGAAGACGATGAAGCCGTTTACCGATCTGCCGCACCTGCGTCAGGCATTTACAGCGGGGGAAATCTGGCCAGTCAAAGAGAGCCGGATTCAGTCGTTGCTGGATGACGGCCTGATTACCGATGAAGAAGCAGACAAATTCCGCACGAAAGGAGCCATTGGTTCGCACCTGGAAATTCTGCAGCGGGAAGAAGGCTTCAAAGGCTTTAATCAGTCGGGGATCAATGACATTATTCTGGAGACGAATCCGTTGAAGATGCAGACGTGACAGGGAAGTGAGTTTTTTTTGCTACCACGAAAAACACGAAAGGTCACGAAAAAGACCCAAGTTGGGTGGCACTGTTGGCTTGCCCAACAGTGTTTGAGAAAGACATCCTTGGCAGGAAAAGTAAGTGTCGGGTGGTCCCGAATGTAATTCGGGATTGCCGGAGGCAACAGGAAGTGGCAGTATGAATGAAGTACGTTTCAAGAGCGTACCTCATGCTCAGTACTCTGTTGTAAATTCTATGCGTGGGCTGTGACCTCCTGCTCGCTGCGCTCGGCCCGAATTGCATTCGGGCTTACCCTTTCTTTTCTTTAAGCAAAGTCAGACTTCAGGCAAGACCCAAGGGGCGCGCCATTCTTCGCGGCCGCGGAGCTGGTTGGCTTCTTTGTCGTTTTCGAAGGTTTCCGTTTTCGGATCGAGGACCAGTGTGCGGCCGACACGGGCGGCGATGTTGCCGGCGTGGCAGAGGACGGACGCGGGGTGCCCGACCGTTTCCAGATCACAGGCTGGTTTGTTGCGGGTCTTGATGCATTCAATGAAGTTCTGCACATGGGGTGCCGCAACGCTGTCGCCTTTGACTTCTTTGATCAGTTTGCCGCGTTCGCCATACACGCGCCAGCGGCTGTTGCCGATGGTCATGTGGGCTTTGTCGCCGTAGATGACAGCGCCCTCCGATTCGCCGTGATAGTGGTAGGGAGCCCAGATCCGCATTTCATAGGTGAGGATCTTCGGCGTTTTGCTCTGATATTCGTAAGTCACCTGCAGCGTATCGGGCCATTCCTGCATGTCGTCGAAATACCATTTGCCCCCGGTCGCGGAAATTTTGGTGGGGAGTGAAATCGCTGCGTCCCCCTGTGCTTCGCAGGCGGCGTTGAGTGCGGCGAACGCCATGTCGAGCCGATGCACGCCGTCATTACCCAGGTCGCCGGTGCCGTAATCGTGGAACCAGCGCCAGCGTCCGTGAAAACGATTTTTATTGAAGGGGCGTTTTTTCGCCGGGCCGAGCCACATATCGTAATCGACAGTTTCTGGAGGTGTGCCATCGGGTGGATAACCGATGTTGCCTTGCTTGGTGCTTTCCCAGGCTTTGGCGACAAGACAGCGACCGAGGGCGCCACTGCGGATATAGTCGAGCGCCGACTTGAGCCGTTCGGTGGAACGGTGCTGTGACCCCAGCTGCACGATGCGATTGTGTTTTTTCATCGCGGCGACCATGCGTTGGCCTTCGATGATATTATGCCCGTCCGGTTTTTCGACGTAGACGTCTTTCCCGGCCTGACAGGCGAGGATGGTGGGGATCGCATGCCAGTGATCGGGCGCGCCGATGACGATGGCATCGAGGCTCTTATCATCAATCAGACGTCGAAAGTCTTTGACGACCTTGGGCTGCTTGCCTTGCAGCTTAGTCACGGTATCGACGGTGTTTCCCAG
This genomic interval from Gimesia alba contains the following:
- a CDS encoding Gfo/Idh/MocA family protein; the encoded protein is MRVGVMGAGGRASALNQYFAANPNAEIVTIAEVDSARLGNTVDTVTKLQGKQPKVVKDFRRLIDDKSLDAIVIGAPDHWHAIPTILACQAGKDVYVEKPDGHNIIEGQRMVAAMKKHNRIVQLGSQHRSTERLKSALDYIRSGALGRCLVAKAWESTKQGNIGYPPDGTPPETVDYDMWLGPAKKRPFNKNRFHGRWRWFHDYGTGDLGNDGVHRLDMAFAALNAACEAQGDAAISLPTKISATGGKWYFDDMQEWPDTLQVTYEYQSKTPKILTYEMRIWAPYHYHGESEGAVIYGDKAHMTIGNSRWRVYGERGKLIKEVKGDSVAAPHVQNFIECIKTRNKPACDLETVGHPASVLCHAGNIAARVGRTLVLDPKTETFENDKEANQLRGREEWRAPWVLPEV